From the Phoenix dactylifera cultivar Barhee BC4 chromosome 10, palm_55x_up_171113_PBpolish2nd_filt_p, whole genome shotgun sequence genome, one window contains:
- the LOC103698914 gene encoding uncharacterized protein LOC103698914, protein MDIEEMVAIFLHIISHDVKNRIIKRQVARSSETISRQFHAVLNSVLCLHSMLLRKPEAGTENCTDERWKWFKNFLGALDGTYIKVNLEEVDKPRYRSHKGEIATNVLGVCTRDMQFIYVLPGWEGSPTDSRVLRDAILRRNGLKVPQGYYYLCDAGYANAEGFLAPYRGQRYHLNEWRQSQQPTNAHEFFNMKHSRAKNVIEREEMPIDPIDIEVVEDVTSSQEKEVSDRITYVETSDAWAAFRKNLTNDMFEQWMNSRNA, encoded by the exons ATGGATATAGAGGAAATGGTTGCCATATTTTTACATATAATTTCACATGATGTGAAGAATAGGATAATTAAGAGACAAGTCGCCCGTTCTAGCGAGACAATAAGTAGACAATTTCATGCTGTTCTCAACTCTGTACTATGTCTCCATTCCATGTTGTTACGGAAACCTGAAGCTGGGACGGAGAACTGTACAGATGAGAGGTGGAAGTGGTTCAAG AACTTTCTCGGAGCACTTGATGGAACATACATAAAGGTCAATTTAGAGGAGGTCGACAAGCCTAGGTATCGAAGCCACAAGGGTGAGATTGCTACTAATGTCCTTGGTGTTTGCACTAGAGACATGCAATTCATTTATGTATTACCTGGGTGGGAGGGATCACCTACTGATTCTCGAGTGCTTCGAGATGCCATATTGAGGAGAAATGGCTTAAAGGTGCCCCAAG GTTACTATTATCTATGTGATGCTGGATACGCAAATGCTGAAGGCTTTTTGGCTCCTTATAGAGGACAAAGATACCATTTGAATGAGTGGAGACAGAGTCAACAACCCACAAATGCTCATGAGTTCTTTAACATGAAGCACTCTCGGGCTAAGAATGTTATAGAGAG AGAAGAAATGCCTATTGACCCAATAGACATCGAGGTTGTTGAGGATGTCACTAGCTCACAAGAGAAAGAAGTTAGTGATAGAATAACCTATGTAGAGACAAGTGATGCTTGGGCTGCTTTCAGGAAGAATTTGACGAATGATATGTTCGAGCAATGGATGAATAGTCGAAATGCATAA